In the genome of Halodesulfovibrio sp., the window CTGCTGCGTAAATTTTTAATGGAGCGGGAAACGAGATTTGAACTCGCGACTCCAACCTTGGCAAGGTTGTACTCTACCACTGAGTTATTCCCGCTCGTAATGCTTTTCAGCAATGCAGTCAGCTTTTTAAGGAACTTTCTTGTTATAATCAAGTCCTAAATTATCTGCTGCGTAAATTTTTAATGGAGCGGGAAACGAGATTTGAACTCGCGACTCCAACCTTGGCAAGGTTGTACTCTACCACTGAGTTATTCCCGCTCGTTGCGTAGGAACTTGTTCGTCCCAACGGGTGAGGTGTATACGCAGAGGTTGCACACTGGTCAAGCAAAAAAGAGTTTTTTTTATTTTTTTCTGTAAATTGTCATTAAAGCGTTACTAAAATAGATTAGCACTCTTATGTAGTGAGTATGCGGGGATGGTGGGGCAATATATAATAAAGGATGCATGCTAAGGTAGAGTAGAAGGAAAATGCATTTGTCCGGTGGTATATATGATTAACTCCGGTAATGCGTTTGAGGTATTCAATAATCATGGTAACCTTGCCTTCTGAAGCTACATTTATCAGGATACAACGCAATTTTTCCAAACATATTATAACTCATAACGAGAGCTTTGCTTTTTGAGATATTTTAGTTTATTGGGTTGTTCTTCTTTTATGGTAATGCGCATACGACCACACTCTTGGCGTTATTTGCAGTGTAGTTTTGACCGTTATGAGAATGGCGGTCTCGGTTTAGAGATGCCGAGGAGGACATACATGGAACAGAAAGATCTTGATTACTTCCGTAAGCTTCTTAATGATATGCTCGAAGAAGCTCAGCAAAAAGGTGACGCAACTCTGGATGATCTGACAGACAACAGCGAAATGTTTGCAGATCCTGCAGACCGTGCAACCGCGGAATCTGATCGCGCGTTTACATTGCGTATTCGTGACCGTGAACGCAAGCTTATTAAAAAGATTCGTTCTGCTATTGCTCGTCTTGACGAGGGGTCTTTTGGCATTTGTGATGAATGTGGTGAAGACATCGGTATTGCACGACTTAAAGCACGTCCTGTTACTAAACTTTGCATTAATTGCAAAAGCAAACAGGAAGAGGACGAGCGCCAGCGCGCTGACTAGCAAACAATGGAAGCACATTTTTTTCGGCGGTTGTGCGTGGAACTTGCTGTGCATCTTACTGGTGCACGTATAGAGAAGTTCTTTGAGCCAGCACCCGATACAACTACAATAGTAATACACCGCACCGGCCGGAAACAGAATCTTCTGCTTCAGGCCGGTCGCCGTTTTCCCCTTCTTTTTCTCAGCGACAAACGTCCTGTTAATCCCGATAATCCTTCTGCAAAATCCATGTGGCTACGCAAGTATGCTGCCGGTAAACGACTGGGAGCACCTGTTGTAGACTGGAGTAACCGTCGCCTCGCTTTTCCGTTAACAACTACCCCGACAACGTGGCTTGTTCTTGATTTGTGCAATGGCGTAAGCATTGCCAAAGAAAAGCCGGAGTGGGGCGGATATGAGCCGGAATGGTGTGAGCCGGAAGACTTGCCGCAAGTACTCGCCAGTAGTGATGTGTGGAGCAAGTATCCGCAACTTACGCCTCCGTTGCGTAAAACGCTGGCAGCGCTTCTTCACGATGACCCTATGGATGCACAAGCACTTTTTGTTGATCTTGAATATGGATACGGCGTTGTAGCGACGGCGGAAGAGGTTAACGAGCTTGGCGAAGTGTATTTATATACTAAAGATGGTAAGCCTACAGATGCCTATGTGTGGCCATTGCCAGAGAGCCTGCTTGGAAAGCGTGAAGAGCAGCGGGTGGCAACGGCTCTTGAGGCTGCAACAGCCATTGGTGAGATGCGGCTGTTTGCTGAGCTTGCACAATCCCAAGCTGCGGCTGCTGCAAAACCTGTTCTTGCCGCATTAAAACGTACAAAAAAGACTCTTGCCAGATTGAATCAGGAAAAAGATCGGCTAGAGCGCATGATAGCTGGGCAGCAACATGCCGTACTGTTGCAGGCAAATTTGTGGCAGCTTGATGCAGATTCTAAGCTGTCTTCAATTACGCTTTCTGTGCCGGAAGGAATTGAAGGCATGGCGGCAGGGAGCAGCTGTACGATTAGCCTTGATCCACGCAAAACTATTCGTGAAAATATGGCGTTTATGTTTAAGCAGGCAAGGCGTGGCAAGCGCGGTATGGATATGCTTGCTGAGCGACGTCATGTTTTAGAAATGCAATATGCACGTCTTAAGAGTGGAGAAGAAGATGCACCTAAGTCACAGGCGATTAAGCCGTTGACAGGTGGTGCACTGAAGCGTCAGCAAAAGCGTCAGGCTAAAGATAAATTTATTCAGCGTTACAGAAGTTCTGATGGTTTTCTTATGTTGCGTGGGCGTAATGCGCAGGGGAACCATGAAATTTTAAATCGTGTTTCTTCGTATGACCTATGGTTTCATGCAGAAGACGGCCCGAGTGCACACCTTGTGTTGCACCTTGATTACCCGGATCAGCAAATTCCTGAGCAGACATTGCAGGAAGCTGCTATTTTAGTGGGGGTTAAGAGTTGGCAGCGTGAGGACGAGCAGGCAAGAGTTATGTTTGCACGAGTCAAGAACGTACGAAAAATAAAAGGCGCTGCTGCTGGTAAGGTTCGTGCAGAAGCAGAAGGTTCCGTTCTCGTAAAGCTCAACCCAGAGTTGGAAGAAACACTGAAGTCAAGCATATAGGTGTGCCTGCCATTGTGCCGACACACCTACAGACATGGTATAGATCAATGGCTATCGCGATAGAGGTAGGGGAGCAGAGCAGGTGATATGCTTGCAAAATAGCCCTCTATCCGAAAAAAGCTCCTTTTAATTCGTCCAGCAAATCTTTTATAGAGTCCTTAAGTTCAATCAGTAACTTTTGGGCTTTTGCAGTGCTTTCCTTCAGCGTATCTATTTCGTCTTGTAAATCTTTTTTGCAAAGAGTGTAATCGGTGGTGGATTCTGCCCGCTCCATAATGCGCTCTTGCTGTTCGTTAAGCGTCTCGACCATTTCTTCAGAGCGCTCCTGAGCTGATTCTACAAAGTCATTGAACGATGTAATGTCGTTAGCATTTGCTCGTTTGTTGAGAGCTACGAGTGCTTCTGTTGTCGCAGCAATAGATTTGGCAAGCAAGCGCGCGGTGGTTGCCAGTGGCTTTGCGTAGTCAATGCATTGGTCATCAGCAAAGGCAGGTTGGCTAAAGCACAGCATACATGTGCATATGAAGGCAAAAAAAGCGGTGGCAAAACATTTCATGGTGAACTCCTGTACGTACTATCCCGTGAAAATAGTATTATGAAATAGTACAGCGTTGCTGCGTTGTCATTCTAGTATTGTTTTTGTGCTAATTATATAAAAACCCCTCTGAAGCGCTGCCTCAGAGGGGTTTTGTGTTCGATAGAAACAGGGCAGCTTACATTGCGTCGCCTGCATCAAGTTCGTCGATCTGTTGTTCAATTGCGTCTTGCAGCTCTTTAGGCAGACCTTCCATGTCCACGTTGAGGAAGCCTCGAACGATGGTGGAGGTCGCTTCGTCTTCATCAAGACCGCGAGCCATCAAGTATTCAATTTCTTCTTGTGCAATTTTACCTACAGCAGCTTCGTGCGAAAGTTCTACGCCGTCCTGATCGGAATCAAGTTCAGGGATTGCGTGGATGCGACCGCCGCCGAGGATAAGACCTTTACACTCAAGGTGACCACGGGCAGGAACAGACTCTGCACCAATGTAACCACGGTTGATAATAGTACCACCTGTGGTGAGTGTGCGTGCGATGATTTCTGCGCGAGTATTTGGAGCCTGCATTTCAATGCGGTTACCGCAGTCGATGTAGGAACCTTCCGGTGCAACGATTACAGAGTTGAATCGTGCTACGGAGTTTTCGCCTTTGAGGGTAAGTTTAGGGTACATCTGCAAGTCTTTTACAGGCTTGAGCAGAACGTAGTTGCTAAGGAATACCGCGTCTTCTTCGAGAACACCGGCAGAGCGTGGACGTACAGCTGTATCAACGCTCCAGTTGTGAATCATAGTAAAGGTGAGCTTGCCGCCTTTGTGAACGTAAAATTCGGAGATGCCGAGGTGAGCAGATTCTTTAGCGCCGTGTGCTGTTGCACAGCCGGAGATAATGTGAAGCTCTGCGCCTTCTTCAACAACAACGATGTTGTGCACGTTCTGGGAGATTCCAGCCTTGTCGATAAACAGACATGACTGAACAGGCTCAGTAATTTTTGTTCCTGCTTTAGCACGGATAAAGTAGCCGCCATGCAGGTTTTCAGCAGTTGCTTTGGTAAATTCGTCTTTATCTTTGTCAACAAGCTGCCAGTAGTAATCTGGAAGACCGTCAAATTTATCAAGCGCTTCTTTGATGTCCATAACTTCAAGACCTTCACGGTGGGTCTTGCAGTGAACACCGGAGTGGTTCAAGTGCATGAATGCACCGGAGTCACTTGGATTCTCAACATCTATGCCAGCAAATAACAGGCGTTCTTTATCTTCAGCAGAAAAGCCGGAGAAGTCTTCGATAGTAGTTTCGGTAGCACCATCAGTACGGTACTGGGAGAGATCAAGTTTTTTCATGTCTAGGAAGCCTCGTTAAAGCTGGAGAGATCAAGAATCTCGCCGGTTTCAGCAGAAAGACAACGCAGACATTCCTGATAACCGTGGTTGGAAATATGATCGAGAATGTCACGCGGGTTCGCTTCACAACACAGCTTACCGTTGTACATTACCTGACCGCGGTCTGCATTTACGTATTCGAGAATGTGACCTGTGTGGGTAATAATAAGACCGGAAGTGTTAGAACGCTGAATTGCCTTTTTCATGGTGCAGCCTTGAGCAAGACCGTCCAGCAGGTTGCGTGCAGTCTTGCCGATAAGAGCCATGTTCTCAAGGTCAACGCCGGATTCCGGTTCGTCAAATAAAATCAGATCAGGACGCTGTGCCATCAGCTGAAGCATTTCAGAGCGCTTTATTTCGCCGCCGGAGAATCCAGCGTTGATGTCGCGATCAAGGAAATTGCTGAAGTTAACTTTCTGAGCGAGTGCTTCAACGTCAACTTCGCGTCCTTGTCCGCACATGCGTACAAGGTGGCTTGTTTTGAGACCATGAATTGTAGGAGGGCGCTGGAAGGACATACCGATGCCGAGGCGGGCACGTTCATACATAGGAGCGTATGTGATGTCCTGACCCTTATAAATGATCTGACCTTCAGTCACTGTGTAGTTTCCGAAGCCCATCAGAGTCATGAGCAGCGTTGTTTTACCGGAGCCGTTCGGGCCAAACAAAATAAACGTTTCACCGTCTTCGATAACGAGGTCGATTCCTTTCAATACCTCTTTATCACCGATGTTAACGTGAAGGTTTTTAATTTCAAGCATGGGAGAACCGTCCTTACGGGATTCTTTTTCAGTCACGTCAAGTGTAACTGGACGTCCAGTTATGAGGCATCAATCGGCTCAAGTCAATCGTGTTTTCAATACTGAATGATCGCAAAAGGTTGGTGAGTGGTAGCTTATCACTTTTTAGGGGTACGAAAATCACTCGGTTTTGGGAGGATAAGTTGCGGGCGAACCGGAGGGGTTCCTTCCGGTACTGTGCAGTAATAGCATCGATCTTTTTTGCGGAAAAAAGGCAGCAGAATAAAACCGCAGGCAAAGCCTCCTGCGTGTGCCCACCATGCAACAGCAGAACTGCCATGTCCGCTTAATGTGGCTATGCCGAAGATAATCTGCATGGCAACCCAAAGCAGTAGAAAGAACACTGCGGGTAGGTTGAAGAAAAAAGGGATGATGACGACTGGAATGAGTGTAAGAACTTTTGCATGCGGATATAATAGAAAGTATGCCCCCATAACGCCTGCAATGGCTCCAGATGCCCCGACGACAGGGGTAGTACTGGACGGGTTGAACATAATATTAACCCCTATGGCGACAATGCCGCAGGTAATATAGAACAAAAGAAAGCGCAGTGGTCCCATAACGTCTTCAATATTGTCACCGAATATCCACAGAAACCACATATTGAAAATGAGATGCATCCATCCGCCGTGAATAAACAAGTGCGTGATGAAAACATATTCTGCATCAGGAGGAAAATGCATGCGCGCTGCCCACGCCGTGTTTGTAAAACGGGCAGGGACAACGCCGTACAGATAAAAAAACTCTGTCAGGCGCGGTTCAGATAATATTTGTTCAAATAAAAAAACAAAAGAACATGCTGTAATTATGGCATAAAGCATGTATGGCTTATGGACACGCGGGATAGAGTCATGGAGTGGAATCATGCCTAACGATAAACCAATCTTGTAATGCTGCCTAGTACAATCACCTTTTTGTAGAAAGAATCAAAAAGCATTAAAATTCACTGCGGCTCAGTAAAAAAGGTTGTAATAAAAAGCATCTAAGGAGTTGAGGAAAAAATATTATGCAGTTACAATGGATTAGTGCTTTGATATTCTAGTAAAATTATGTACAAGGTTCTGTAATGTAACAAAAAAGTGAAAAACGTACAGTCACGATAGAAAGTCCGTTTTTTTTATAACTTTTTATTTGTAGTTTCGATACCGCGCGAAACTGCGCAATAGATTACCTATTGTAGCGGTTATGTATTTGAAAAAAGATGCTTGTTTGTACCGGACAATTGTCGTGCAGTTATCATAAGTAATATGACGGGGGTAAGGACACAATGAAACGCTTTTTACTGTGTCTCATACTAGCGCTAAGCGCTTGCAGCTATTCATTGGATGCAAGGGCTGAATCGCTTGTCGTCGGGTTAATGAATGTAGATAGACCGCCATATTTTTGGAAAGATGACGCCGGAGGTTACCAAGGAATATTTATAGATATTTTGCACGAATTGAAAAAAGAAACCGGAATTCATTTTATTTACAAAGCGCTGCCAATGGCTCGTCTGCGGTTGTATATGGTTGTGGGCAAGGTAGATGTTGAAATGGGTATAGATCCCCAGTGGCGCACTGCTCGGAATGAAGCGGAATCTTCCATTTATTCTGAACCGTTTATGGAATCGAAAGAAGTATATGTAATTGGCGCTTCAAAGGGCAATTTTGATTACGCAAGGAATGTGCCTTCTGCAGGAAAATTTTGTGGTGTTCTTGGGTTCAATAAACCAAAGTTTGTTGGCGAAACGTATCGTCAGGCTCTTTTGTCTGAGGCGCAATTGCTTAAAATGATAAATAAAAATAGATGTGACTACACGGTGATGCCATACGACGCATTTCGTTATCTGAAAGAAGGGCAAATTTATAACCTCACGACCTCAAAGCCGATTGCAACATATAAATTGCGAATGCGATTGCATAAGCAAAAAGCGGAGTTGTTGCCAAGAGTTGATGCAGCACTAGCCAGAATGAAAAAAGATGGAAGGCTGGCAGCACTGTTACAGAAATATAATTAATTATTCCAATAGATAAAAAGAATTACAAGCTCTCAATTTTGAGACCTTATAGTAATGTGCATGGGAACAATTCGAGGTAGTGTTTTGGGGTCATTCGCTTCCTAGATTGTCCAGATTATGTACTGTAGTTGCAGTGAAAGCAGGACTCACGAGTGGGTGGAACGTTGAAAAAATTTCTACAGAATGTGTTTTGGTTGCTGATGGTATCCGTTCTTTTGGTAGCGGCGGTTCCTACGGCATATGCCAGCCCGGATGAAGCATATGCAAGATCAGGTCAGAATGGCTCTGAACTTGCGACAGAATTATCGCATTTGAGTGCGGTTTTTTTATATAATCTTGATAAAATCCAGCTTGAAGGGACACTTTCTGTAATTATTAAACGAACGCCCGCAATCAAAGCCTTACGTGTAGTAGACACTATTACCGGTGAATCTTTTTTTACGTATTATAGAGCGCGCAGACATCATGTTTTCAATGAAAAAATTCCTCTTATAGCAGAACAGTATCCTAAATATACTTCGTCAATTTTTTACGATGATACCATTATCGGGCGCCTTGAGTTGTTTTATGACGATCCAACGATGGTGCGGAAGGGTAAAAGAGATGTTTGGCTGACGAATAATGAGCAGCAATGGCTTGAAGAGCACCCCGTAGTCACAGTTGGAATTGAGCAGATTCCTCCATTCAACTACTTTACTCAAGGGGAACAGCCTAAAGGTATTATCGTAGATTTAATACAAAAAATTTCCGAACGCGTGCCTGTCCGCTTCGAATTTAGAGGGGGAGAATTCGCTGAAATTTTGCGGAAGTATGAGCATGGTGAAATCGATCTGCTTCCTAACCTTTATTACCATTCATCACGCGACTCTCTTGGTAACTTTTCCACTCCGTTTATGAGTGTCCGAGATTTTATGTTTGTTCGGCAAGATGATGAAAGAATAACAAAGATTAGTGACTTACGTGGGAAAAAGGTTGCAATAGTCAAAGGGTACTTAATGGAAAAGGTACTCGCGAAGCGATATCCAAGTATACAAGTCGTTACTACGCCTACTCTTGTGGACTCTATAGCGGCACTTTTGAATCATGAAGTAGATGCACTGATTGATGCTCATATGTCAGTGTTGTACGCCCAAAAAGAGAATAGCTTGACTGGATTAAAAGCTATTTCACAGAATGAATTTCCCTCACAGTCGCTACACTTTGTTACCAGAAAGCATGAACCTTACCTGCACTCGATTCTGCAAAAAGCGTTAAATTCAATTACTGAAGCAGAAAAAGATGAAATAACGAAACACTATATTCTAGCGCAAAGTGTAATATCGCACAGGCAAAAAGTAGAAAAGACACTGGAAAAGAATGTAGCGTTGCTTACTATTCTTTTTCTTTTCTTGTTACTTGTGCTGTTTCATATCGTCCGCATGCTCAATAAAAGTTTCAAAGAGGACGAAGGGCTGGCTTTCGGGTCAAATAAATTCGCTCAGCTGTTGTTGCTTGCTATCGGAATGTTTGTCCTTTTTTGTTCTGGAACGTCGTGGTTTATTTTAGATCAAAGTAAAAAAGATATTCTGCGTAAAGAAGAATATTCTTTAGACCTCAGCTTGGAGGCAACTGAAGCACGCTTGCTGCGTATGGTAGATGTACATTCGCGAATGTTGCAATATTTAGCTGGCAGGGCAGAGTTTTTTTCTATTGTTGAGGAGGTAATGAACTCCGTTTCTGATAAAAACTCTTTGAGACATCAGCAAGCCTTAGCAAGCCTGAAAGGCTACTGGAGTGAATACCGCGCGCTTTCTGGCGATCAGGGACGTGTTTTGTTGTCCACTACAGGTGATGTAATTATGGGTGCTGGAGTGTGTGAGGGAGGAAACCTTGCAGATAAGCACCCTAAGCTGTTTGAAAGTGCCTTGAAAGGGCAAACAGTGTTTGTGCCGCCTTGCTACTTTAGAGATCCGGTTACAGGGAACAGTAGCCGTGGAATGTATTTGCTGATTCCTGTTATGGACGAACAGCGTAAGCCTGTTGCGGTTATTGCTGCGTTGCTGGATGTAGATGAAAATTTTCATTTATCAATTAAAGAAGGTAGCGTTGAGCAGCACGGGGAAATGTTTGTTGTAAATGCACAAGGCAATATATTGTATGAACATCGTGCATCTAAAAGCGCAGTAGAAATCGACGACGCTAATACTCACTTAAATGCCTTTATCAATGTGAATGTACCGTTTGTAATTAATTCAATGTCTAGTGTTGAAGTGCAAGATGGAATGCGTCTTGTGAAGTATAGGAATTACAAAGGAGAACAGGTTTACGGACTTGCCCGCTGGATTGGGGGGATGGAAATAGGGCTGGTGACCGAAGTTAAGGTTAACGAAGTTCTGGAGCAGTATTTCCGCTTTAAAAATAGCGTTATCACCATGATGATACTGATGCTGTCGTTTACCATTCCTTCGATTCTTTTCACGTTGAGTATCGGCAGAAAGGCAAACCGGAGTCTATTGGAGGCAAAGGAAGAGCTTGAACACAAGGTGCTTGAGCGGACGCAGGATTTGAGGCAGCTGGAAAAACAGTGGCGTCTTATATTAACTTCAGTAGGGCAGGGGTTAGTGGGACTCAACACCGACGGTGAAGTTATTTTTGCCAATGATGCTGCTTCATCATTGTTAGGGTATTCGCATGATGAAATCACCGGAAAGAAAATATTCGAGATGGTGCTGGTTAATGCGGATTCTAAAAAAAGTTCAGGGCTTGTAACATCACCAATTTATCAAGCATTGTACACAGGGCACACAAGTACTCATCAGAATGAATTTTTTAAGGCAAAATCGGGACATGTATTCCCTGTAGAATACACTTGTCGCTCTATAATTAATGAAGAAGAAATCCAAGGTTGTGTAGTTGTTTTCACCGATATTACACTGCGCAAGCGAATGGAGCAGGAATTAGAGTCGGCACGAATTACAGCAGAAGAAGCCTCTAATGCCAAAAGTGAGTTTCTGGCAAACATGAGCCATGAAATTCGTACGCCTATGAACGCGATTCTCGGCATGTCGCACCTTGCGTTGCAATCTGATTTAAATGGAAGGCAGCGGAATTTTATAGAAAAAGTACACCGCGCAGCATATTCTTTGTTGGGAATTATCAACGATATTCTAGACTTTTCCAAAATTGAAGCTGGCAAAATGCAGATCGAAGGTGTGCCGTTTTATCTGGATGACGTCATGCAGGATGTTGCAGGCGTGGTGGGATTAAATGCCGAAGAAAAAGGGCTTGAGCTGCTTTTCAAAATTAACCCCGCTGTTCCTCTGAAGATGATTGGTGACCCGTTACGACTGACACAGATATTAATCAACCTTGGTAATAATGCTGTGAAGTTTACGGAAGAAGGTGAGATTGTCGTTAGCATTGATGTGGTAAAAGTTGATGGTGCTGACTTGGAACTCCTTTTTTCCGTGAAAGACACTGGCATAGGAATGACGCAAGAGCAGATTTACAAGCTGTTCAAGTCGTTTTCACAAGGTGACACTTCAACAACCCGTCGATACGGTGGAACGGGCTTAGGGCTTGTTATATCCCGCAGGTTGGCACAACTCATGGGGGGAGAAATCTGGGTTGACAGTAATTACAGAGAAGGTGCGACTTTTTCCTTTAATGTTTTGCTTACCTTAGATGAAGATAGTGCTGTGCAGGAGCCTGTACTGCTTTCTAACGGCTCACGAGTTCTTGTAGTGGATGACAGTAAAACCTCTCGGGAAATTTTAAGCTCTATGCTTACGGAGGCAGGGTTCGTAGTAGATGCTGTCGCCTGCGGTAAAGAAGCTGTTAAGCTTGTCCGCGAGTCTGTTAAAGCAGAGCAATATGAAACTATTTTCCTAGACTGGCGGATGCCGGATATGGACGGTGTGACAACGGCAACGCTGATTAAAGAAGAGTACAACGGCGGTATATGTCCTGACCTTGTGATGGTGACTGCGTTTGGTCGTGAAGTTGCGGCGGATGCTGCTGAGCAAGGTATTATTAACGCGTGTGTCACAAAACCGTTGACGAAAAATTCTCTGCTACAAACTCTTTCTTCAATAAAAGGTGTACCTAATGTTGTTGACGAACACAGTACAGGGCGTCGAAATGCTATCGATGCCGCGTTACGGAAGTTAGCAGGAGCAAAAATTCTGCTGGTTGAAGATAATGAGGTTAATCAGGAGCTTGCTGTTGAATTGCTTGAAACCAACGGTATGAGTGTTTCGGTTGCGGCAAACGGGCAGGAAGCCATTGATATTTTGAATGATAATACATTTGACGGTGTTTTGATGGATTGTCAGATGCCTGTGATGGACGGGTATAAAGCGACACAAACCTTACGTGAAGATGCTAGATTTGCAGAATTGCCAATACTGGCAATGACTGCAAACGCTATGGTTTCTGATAGAGAAAAGGCTCTTGCGGTAGGAATGAACGACCACATTGCTAAGCCGCTCGAACTTGTAGATATGTTTAGCAAAATGGCGCGATGGATTACTCCTGAAAATTCAACGGCTGCTCCTGTACGCGGTGAGTATGCAGATGAAGAATTACCAGAAATTCATGGTGTTGATTTTGAAAAAGGGTTGAGTGTTTGTCAGCAGAATAAGGCATTGCTTCGCCGGTTACTGATTCGTTTTGCAGAAACACAGGCAGATTTTAGCGTAGAAATTAATGAGTCTTTGCAAAATGGAGATATTGAAGCCGTAAGCAGACAAGCTCATACCTTGAAGGGCGTTGCCGCCAATATCGGTGCGACAAAAATTCAGGAGCTGGCAGCAGAGCTGGAGTCTGGCATTCAGGAAGAGCAGGCACTTGCAATGCAGCGCCATTTGATAAACGCGCTGGGAAGTGTGTTGGCTGTAACAGTCACAGATATTCGGAATAAACTTGTACTGGCTCCGGTTGTGTCTGAAATTCCATTATCGAATGAAGTGTTAAAAGAAGAACTGTTGCAACTACGAGCTTTGCTTGCAGATGATGATACTGATGCTGTTGATATGATTGAGGAGATTCAACGTCATATGGAAGGAGCGCCTGATCTGCAAGAAGTGGTTCGCAGTATGGCAGAGATGGTTCGGGATTATGATTTTGAGAGTGCTCTTACTCTATTGGAACAGCTCGAAATAGATGTTAATGAGCTTTCCGCATAGTAAAAAAAC includes:
- a CDS encoding ABC transporter ATP-binding protein produces the protein MLEIKNLHVNIGDKEVLKGIDLVIEDGETFILFGPNGSGKTTLLMTLMGFGNYTVTEGQIIYKGQDITYAPMYERARLGIGMSFQRPPTIHGLKTSHLVRMCGQGREVDVEALAQKVNFSNFLDRDINAGFSGGEIKRSEMLQLMAQRPDLILFDEPESGVDLENMALIGKTARNLLDGLAQGCTMKKAIQRSNTSGLIITHTGHILEYVNADRGQVMYNGKLCCEANPRDILDHISNHGYQECLRCLSAETGEILDLSSFNEAS
- a CDS encoding NFACT RNA binding domain-containing protein, with protein sequence MEAHFFRRLCVELAVHLTGARIEKFFEPAPDTTTIVIHRTGRKQNLLLQAGRRFPLLFLSDKRPVNPDNPSAKSMWLRKYAAGKRLGAPVVDWSNRRLAFPLTTTPTTWLVLDLCNGVSIAKEKPEWGGYEPEWCEPEDLPQVLASSDVWSKYPQLTPPLRKTLAALLHDDPMDAQALFVDLEYGYGVVATAEEVNELGEVYLYTKDGKPTDAYVWPLPESLLGKREEQRVATALEAATAIGEMRLFAELAQSQAAAAAKPVLAALKRTKKTLARLNQEKDRLERMIAGQQHAVLLQANLWQLDADSKLSSITLSVPEGIEGMAAGSSCTISLDPRKTIRENMAFMFKQARRGKRGMDMLAERRHVLEMQYARLKSGEEDAPKSQAIKPLTGGALKRQQKRQAKDKFIQRYRSSDGFLMLRGRNAQGNHEILNRVSSYDLWFHAEDGPSAHLVLHLDYPDQQIPEQTLQEAAILVGVKSWQREDEQARVMFARVKNVRKIKGAAAGKVRAEAEGSVLVKLNPELEETLKSSI
- a CDS encoding SufD family Fe-S cluster assembly protein codes for the protein MKKLDLSQYRTDGATETTIEDFSGFSAEDKERLLFAGIDVENPSDSGAFMHLNHSGVHCKTHREGLEVMDIKEALDKFDGLPDYYWQLVDKDKDEFTKATAENLHGGYFIRAKAGTKITEPVQSCLFIDKAGISQNVHNIVVVEEGAELHIISGCATAHGAKESAHLGISEFYVHKGGKLTFTMIHNWSVDTAVRPRSAGVLEEDAVFLSNYVLLKPVKDLQMYPKLTLKGENSVARFNSVIVAPEGSYIDCGNRIEMQAPNTRAEIIARTLTTGGTIINRGYIGAESVPARGHLECKGLILGGGRIHAIPELDSDQDGVELSHEAAVGKIAQEEIEYLMARGLDEDEATSTIVRGFLNVDMEGLPKELQDAIEQQIDELDAGDAM
- the dksA gene encoding RNA polymerase-binding protein DksA; protein product: MEQKDLDYFRKLLNDMLEEAQQKGDATLDDLTDNSEMFADPADRATAESDRAFTLRIRDRERKLIKKIRSAIARLDEGSFGICDECGEDIGIARLKARPVTKLCINCKSKQEEDERQRAD
- a CDS encoding transporter substrate-binding domain-containing protein, with translation MKRFLLCLILALSACSYSLDARAESLVVGLMNVDRPPYFWKDDAGGYQGIFIDILHELKKETGIHFIYKALPMARLRLYMVVGKVDVEMGIDPQWRTARNEAESSIYSEPFMESKEVYVIGASKGNFDYARNVPSAGKFCGVLGFNKPKFVGETYRQALLSEAQLLKMINKNRCDYTVMPYDAFRYLKEGQIYNLTTSKPIATYKLRMRLHKQKAELLPRVDAALARMKKDGRLAALLQKYN
- a CDS encoding rhomboid family intramembrane serine protease, producing MIPLHDSIPRVHKPYMLYAIITACSFVFLFEQILSEPRLTEFFYLYGVVPARFTNTAWAARMHFPPDAEYVFITHLFIHGGWMHLIFNMWFLWIFGDNIEDVMGPLRFLLFYITCGIVAIGVNIMFNPSSTTPVVGASGAIAGVMGAYFLLYPHAKVLTLIPVVIIPFFFNLPAVFFLLLWVAMQIIFGIATLSGHGSSAVAWWAHAGGFACGFILLPFFRKKDRCYYCTVPEGTPPVRPQLILPKPSDFRTPKK